One stretch of Holophagaceae bacterium DNA includes these proteins:
- a CDS encoding ABC transporter ATP-binding protein: MIRLERASLRYGDILGLSPTSFELPEGGGITGLLGPNGAGKSSLIQLLAGLLPPSGGEVSIFSQAPFRNPAVLVRIGLVPEGDRFPVGLNGTRWLRMMGELSGMSGADLDAAIQRSLVAVGMETRAQLGFSSMSKGMRQRIRVAQALLHDPDLLILDEPFNGMDPEARLNLMDLMRNLASAGKRILVSSHILGEVAQLTERILLLFRGRLLAEGSVPEIRELLDRHPVELRLASQDVRQVSRWAVEQGELVALRLEESSAILAVRNPRDFLPKLQDAIAAGQLPLSALDPLDLNLDAVFQYLTKDNA; encoded by the coding sequence ATGATCCGGCTCGAACGCGCGTCGCTCCGCTACGGCGACATCCTGGGCCTTTCGCCCACCAGCTTTGAATTGCCCGAGGGCGGCGGCATCACGGGCCTCCTGGGGCCCAACGGCGCGGGCAAATCGTCGCTCATCCAGTTGCTCGCAGGGCTCCTTCCCCCATCCGGCGGAGAGGTGAGCATCTTCAGCCAGGCGCCCTTCCGCAATCCGGCGGTGCTCGTCCGCATCGGCCTGGTGCCCGAAGGAGACCGCTTCCCGGTGGGCCTGAACGGCACCCGGTGGCTCCGCATGATGGGCGAACTGTCGGGCATGTCGGGTGCGGATTTGGATGCCGCCATCCAGCGCAGCCTTGTGGCGGTGGGCATGGAGACCCGTGCCCAGCTTGGATTTTCAAGCATGTCGAAAGGAATGCGGCAGCGCATCCGCGTAGCCCAGGCCCTGCTCCACGATCCGGATCTGCTGATCCTCGATGAACCCTTCAACGGCATGGATCCCGAAGCGCGGCTCAACCTGATGGACCTGATGCGGAACCTCGCCTCGGCGGGCAAACGCATCCTCGTCAGCAGCCACATCCTGGGCGAAGTGGCGCAGCTCACGGAGCGCATCCTGCTGCTGTTCCGGGGGCGGCTGCTGGCGGAGGGTTCGGTCCCGGAGATCCGCGAGCTGCTGGACCGCCACCCCGTCGAATTGCGCCTGGCCTCCCAGGACGTCCGCCAGGTGTCCCGATGGGCCGTCGAACAGGGCGAGCTGGTGGCGCTGCGCCTGGAAGAAAGCTCCGCGATCCTCGCGGTGCGGAATCCCCGGGATTTCCTTCCGAAGCTGCAGGACGCCATCGCCGCCGGCCAGCTTCCCCTGAGCGCCCTCGACCCGCTGGATCTCAACCTGGACGCGGTGTTCCAGTACCTGACGAAGGACAACGCCTGA
- a CDS encoding ceramidase domain-containing protein yields MIPSNASAFRLRVAVLLAFTGGVVALALFLPRIPQPEAYHAFADQRMMLGIPNFWNVVSNAAFLPVGLAALWVMFQRPGPRFRAPFERWAYIVAFSGTLLVGVGSGYYHLHPDNHTLFWDRLPMTLVFMALLSAVVAERIHAKVGALLLMPFLLLGVLSAEVWRRGELTGVGDLRFYLLVQFHPLLAIPLMMALFPPRYTRTRDMAWLVAWYAVAKALEQWDAAVFQATGGLMSGHALKHVAAALAVAALAGMVARREPLASD; encoded by the coding sequence ATGATTCCATCCAATGCATCCGCTTTCCGCCTCCGCGTGGCGGTGCTCCTGGCCTTCACTGGGGGCGTGGTCGCCTTGGCGCTTTTCCTCCCGCGCATTCCACAGCCAGAGGCCTACCATGCGTTCGCCGATCAGCGGATGATGCTCGGCATTCCGAATTTCTGGAACGTGGTCTCCAATGCGGCGTTCCTACCGGTCGGGCTCGCGGCGCTCTGGGTGATGTTCCAGCGTCCGGGACCGCGGTTCCGCGCCCCATTCGAGCGATGGGCCTACATCGTCGCTTTCTCCGGGACCTTGCTGGTGGGGGTGGGATCCGGCTACTACCACCTGCATCCGGACAACCACACCTTGTTCTGGGACCGCCTGCCCATGACGCTCGTGTTCATGGCGCTGTTGTCGGCGGTGGTGGCGGAGCGCATCCACGCGAAGGTGGGCGCGCTGCTGTTGATGCCCTTCCTGCTGCTGGGGGTCCTGAGCGCGGAAGTCTGGCGCCGGGGGGAACTCACGGGAGTCGGCGATCTGCGCTTCTACCTGCTGGTGCAATTCCATCCGCTGCTCGCCATCCCGCTGATGATGGCGCTCTTTCCGCCGCGCTACACGCGCACCAGGGACATGGCCTGGCTGGTGGCCTGGTACGCGGTGGCCAAGGCATTGGAACAATGGGATGCCGCCGTGTTCCAAGCCACGGGCGGCCTCATGTCCGGACACGCGCTCAAGCATGTGGCTGCGGCCCTGGCCGTGGCGGCCTTGGCGGGGATGGTGGCGCGCCGGGAACCGCTCGCCTCGGATTGA
- a CDS encoding ABC transporter ATP-binding protein, translated as MISFESLEVRYGPTIALKGLSLTLEDGIVGLLGPNGSGKSTLLKTLLGLLTPSAGGGHVLGIPLGTHEAAKLRGRIGYMPEYDALIEDTSAYEQVSFWGELSGLTAEQARDRAHEVLYFVALDEARYRPVSGYSTGMRQRVKLAQALVHSPELVFLDEPTNGLDPDGRKRMLDLVLKVHAELGTSVIMASHLLEDVERVSDQLVILDKGEVKAAGSMAGLRKMLAKRFELRFLDPLNEKQEEKLAELGTVLEHRNGIYDVELATADPVLPFQFAKGIGAVLVQLTPRHDRLDEVLIRALRGNIGETVGSH; from the coding sequence TTGATTTCATTTGAAAGTCTTGAGGTACGGTACGGCCCCACCATTGCGCTGAAGGGTCTGAGTCTCACCCTGGAAGATGGCATCGTGGGTCTGCTGGGGCCCAATGGCTCGGGCAAATCCACCCTGCTGAAAACCCTGCTGGGGCTGCTGACCCCCAGCGCGGGGGGCGGCCATGTGCTGGGCATTCCGCTGGGCACCCACGAAGCCGCGAAGCTGCGGGGCCGCATCGGCTACATGCCGGAATACGACGCGCTCATCGAAGACACATCAGCCTACGAACAGGTTTCGTTCTGGGGCGAGCTGTCGGGCCTCACGGCCGAGCAGGCCCGGGACCGCGCCCATGAGGTGCTCTATTTCGTGGCCCTCGACGAAGCCCGCTACCGGCCCGTAAGCGGTTATTCCACGGGCATGCGCCAGCGCGTGAAGCTGGCCCAGGCGCTGGTCCACTCGCCGGAACTGGTGTTCCTGGACGAGCCCACCAACGGCCTGGATCCCGACGGCCGGAAACGCATGCTGGACCTGGTGTTGAAGGTCCACGCAGAGCTGGGCACCTCGGTCATCATGGCGTCGCACCTGCTGGAAGACGTGGAACGGGTGTCCGACCAGCTCGTCATCCTCGACAAGGGCGAAGTCAAGGCGGCGGGGTCCATGGCGGGCCTGCGGAAGATGCTGGCCAAGCGCTTCGAATTGAGGTTTCTGGATCCCCTCAACGAAAAGCAGGAAGAAAAACTGGCGGAGCTTGGCACGGTACTGGAGCACCGCAACGGCATCTACGATGTGGAGCTGGCCACGGCGGATCCCGTGCTGCCCTTCCAGTTCGCCAAAGGCATCGGCGCCGTGCTGGTGCAGCTCACGCCGCGCCACGACCGCCTGGACGAGGTGCTCATCCGGGCGTTGCGAGGCAACATCGGCGAGACCGTGGGGAGCCACTGA
- a CDS encoding insulinase family protein has protein sequence MPAADALYRHLTPLGTEILVEPIPHVRSCAVGFWVRRGSCHEALHEEGLAHFIEHTVFKGTERFPDPESMSAATDRLGGSVDAFTGKEVACFYGKVLADQLPDLVALLGELVTTPIFNGEELARERDVILEEIAQSEDQPDDWVTEIFYGKFWEGGPLAHPILGRREQVGSYGARESQAFFSKTYTAPNLLVTAAGAIDPERFMDLLRPVLDKLPKGHSAIQPAAHRISPFLLNENREALQQTSLVMGFPAPPHRHPDRVAAGLLGYVLGGGMSSRLFMELRERHGLCYSVGSYLTHYADTGALQISVGCAPKLAREVARRAMAECARIIDAGVSADELERAKLQSRTSLVFSLESSNSRMFSLANQSLQQGEVRTIDQQLAEIDGVTCAQVQRVAREWLDPSTLGLAALGTKRGFEIRAKDLVA, from the coding sequence ATGCCCGCAGCCGACGCTCTCTATCGCCACCTCACGCCCCTGGGCACCGAAATACTCGTGGAGCCCATCCCGCATGTGCGGAGTTGCGCTGTGGGGTTCTGGGTGCGGCGCGGGAGCTGCCACGAAGCTTTGCATGAAGAAGGCCTGGCCCATTTCATCGAACACACGGTGTTCAAGGGAACCGAGCGCTTTCCGGATCCCGAATCCATGTCCGCCGCCACGGACCGGCTGGGCGGCAGCGTGGATGCCTTCACGGGCAAGGAGGTGGCCTGCTTCTACGGCAAGGTCCTGGCCGACCAGTTGCCGGACCTGGTGGCGCTGCTGGGGGAGCTGGTGACGACGCCCATCTTCAACGGCGAGGAACTGGCGCGGGAACGGGATGTGATCCTGGAAGAGATCGCCCAGAGCGAGGACCAGCCGGATGACTGGGTGACCGAGATCTTCTACGGGAAATTCTGGGAAGGCGGTCCCCTGGCCCATCCCATCCTGGGCCGGCGGGAGCAGGTCGGGTCCTACGGCGCCCGGGAATCCCAGGCTTTCTTCTCGAAGACCTACACCGCGCCGAACCTGCTCGTCACCGCCGCGGGCGCCATCGATCCGGAGCGGTTCATGGACCTGCTGCGGCCAGTCCTGGACAAGCTGCCGAAGGGACACTCCGCGATCCAGCCAGCGGCCCATCGCATTTCCCCTTTCCTGTTGAACGAGAACCGCGAGGCCTTGCAGCAGACGAGCCTCGTCATGGGCTTCCCCGCCCCGCCCCATCGCCACCCCGACCGCGTGGCGGCGGGGCTGCTCGGCTACGTGCTCGGCGGCGGCATGTCCTCGCGGCTCTTCATGGAGCTGCGGGAGCGCCACGGCCTCTGCTATTCCGTGGGATCCTACCTGACCCACTACGCCGACACGGGCGCCCTCCAGATATCGGTCGGATGCGCCCCGAAACTGGCCCGGGAAGTGGCCCGGCGCGCCATGGCCGAATGCGCCCGGATCATCGACGCCGGCGTCAGCGCGGACGAACTCGAGCGCGCCAAGCTGCAATCCCGCACCAGCCTGGTCTTCAGCCTGGAGAGCAGCAACAGCCGCATGTTCAGCCTTGCGAACCAATCCCTGCAGCAGGGCGAAGTCCGCACCATCGACCAGCAGCTCGCCGAGATCGACGGGGTCACTTGCGCGCAGGTGCAGCGCGTGGCCCGAGAATGGCTGGACCCCTCCACGCTCGGCCTGGCGGCCCTGGGAACCAAGCGCGGCTTCGAAATCAGGGCAAAGGACCTGGTGGCTTGA
- the purU gene encoding formyltetrahydrofolate deformylase, producing MNPKQTATLLISCPDQKGIVARLSNFVFQHGGNILDSDHHTDFSVDRFLGRIEWEMEGFALPKAELPAALAEVADPMGGPEGRPWQLHFSDEVPRISIWCSRQDHCLLDLLWRHRAGELKAEIPVILSNHEDLRTTAEQFGITFQHVPATPGSKADAEARSLALMAQHRVDLVVLAKYMQVLSDDFLRSFPAVMNIHHSFLPAFAGAQPYHQAHARGVKVIGATAHYVTPELDAGPIIEQEITRVSHRDTVEDLIRKGRDLERMVLARAVRLHLQHRVLNYGNRTVVFE from the coding sequence ATGAACCCGAAGCAGACCGCGACGCTCCTGATCTCTTGCCCCGACCAGAAGGGCATTGTCGCCCGCCTCTCGAACTTCGTGTTCCAGCACGGCGGGAACATCCTGGATTCGGACCACCACACGGATTTTTCGGTGGACCGCTTCCTCGGGCGCATCGAATGGGAAATGGAAGGATTCGCGCTCCCGAAGGCCGAGCTCCCCGCTGCGCTCGCAGAGGTGGCGGACCCCATGGGCGGACCAGAAGGGAGGCCCTGGCAGCTTCATTTCAGCGATGAGGTGCCGCGGATCTCCATCTGGTGCAGCCGCCAGGACCACTGCCTCTTGGACTTGCTGTGGCGCCACCGGGCCGGAGAGCTGAAGGCCGAGATCCCCGTCATCCTGAGCAACCATGAGGATCTGCGGACCACCGCGGAACAGTTCGGAATAACCTTCCAGCACGTGCCTGCGACACCTGGGTCGAAAGCGGACGCCGAGGCGCGTTCGCTGGCCCTGATGGCGCAGCACCGCGTGGATCTGGTGGTGCTGGCGAAATACATGCAGGTGCTGAGCGATGATTTCCTGCGGTCCTTTCCGGCGGTCATGAACATCCACCACAGCTTCCTGCCGGCCTTCGCCGGGGCCCAGCCTTACCACCAGGCCCATGCCCGGGGCGTCAAGGTCATCGGCGCCACGGCCCACTACGTGACGCCGGAACTGGATGCGGGCCCCATCATCGAGCAGGAGATCACCCGCGTGAGCCACCGGGACACAGTGGAGGACCTCATCCGCAAGGGCCGCGATCTGGAACGCATGGTCCTGGCCCGGGCCGTGCGTCTCCACCTGCAGCACCGCGTCCTGAATTATGGAAACAGAACGGTCGTGTTCGAGTGA
- the bamA gene encoding outer membrane protein assembly factor BamA has protein sequence MTLKTQIKHWAAARCVGGLLPLMLVAGTPAILRAQEAEPIVAIEVAGAQKQTAETVIFKSGVKVGDDLRNLDLAKILEKMWASGSFDDIKFEVQDDKTKAGKKLIIIIRERPIIKEVDYRGGTELGLTNIKDKVKEKKLAIAADSLYDPDAARKIKDLIVDQAAEKGFRNPVVDVNLETMGAGVARLVFDIKEGGKARIYSIKFRGNKVFSSGQLARAMAKTRRHWSFSWLTSHDLLVDKNLEEDLKHVKEAYWRRGYKDVFVGQPTIEVQDFTTAKQKKKNLKREREAKSPKYDLRATLVVPVLEGEQYYEGTFKVEGNEKVFKEKYFREKYAEMKRDNRSVVAKFLNFKPSTEDQPAQKARPFDLDALTKAMDKIKEGYSNASYILYRAEKKLETREEAGRKLVDTTLKVDEGEPFTIRRIEFEGNTTTKDKVLRRSLRLREGDPFSSEEFKDSFTGLGQLGFFDVKNQEPKVDLVPNKPQVDITIKGEEAGVNELLFQGGYGQLFGFSLGASFSTKNLGGGGESLAVSFNGGQFSKSASISYVEPYVLDLPYSFSASVSNGTTDYDASRVGASNAYKQFTRSLGLNTGTRLSTFFPQSRWAFFTTYSVGYTFSIIRIEGGRNIYYRDANSQLTSTFNQSIEFNTVNHPYKPTQGTRFGMSLEYGGWQFGGDKPSLRANWSFSKYANLADRHIFAANLSYGYLQGLGNEVLPLYQLYRPGGENSIRGYRYGQVGSLLLDNFGNPVVVGGNKQFIANLEYQFKVADPFRLVVFYDAGNAWAPGTKIFSSDFVSYTLGTQTIAYKNPTLLRSVGVELRFFLPISPAPLRLIWSRKLNPYPFDPEGQNDFQFSIGTTF, from the coding sequence ATGACATTGAAGACCCAGATCAAACACTGGGCGGCCGCCCGGTGTGTGGGGGGCCTGTTGCCTCTCATGCTCGTGGCGGGGACACCCGCCATCCTGCGCGCCCAGGAGGCCGAACCCATCGTGGCCATCGAGGTGGCCGGAGCCCAGAAGCAGACCGCGGAGACCGTGATCTTCAAGTCCGGCGTCAAGGTGGGCGATGATCTGCGCAACCTGGATCTGGCCAAGATCCTGGAAAAGATGTGGGCTTCGGGCTCCTTCGACGACATCAAGTTCGAAGTCCAGGATGACAAGACGAAGGCCGGCAAGAAGCTCATCATCATCATTCGCGAACGCCCCATCATCAAGGAAGTGGATTACCGGGGCGGCACCGAGCTGGGACTCACCAACATCAAGGACAAGGTCAAGGAGAAGAAGCTGGCCATCGCGGCGGATTCGCTCTACGACCCGGACGCCGCGCGCAAGATCAAGGATTTGATCGTGGACCAGGCCGCGGAAAAGGGGTTCCGCAACCCGGTGGTGGACGTGAATCTGGAGACCATGGGCGCCGGCGTGGCCCGCCTGGTCTTCGACATCAAGGAAGGCGGCAAGGCCCGCATCTACTCGATCAAATTCCGAGGCAACAAGGTGTTTTCCAGCGGACAGCTGGCCCGCGCCATGGCGAAGACCCGCCGCCACTGGTCCTTCAGCTGGCTGACCTCCCACGACCTGCTGGTGGACAAGAACCTCGAAGAGGACCTGAAGCACGTCAAGGAAGCCTATTGGCGGAGAGGCTACAAGGATGTGTTCGTGGGCCAGCCCACCATCGAGGTGCAGGACTTCACCACCGCCAAGCAGAAAAAGAAGAACCTCAAGCGGGAGAGGGAAGCCAAATCGCCCAAGTACGACCTCCGCGCCACCTTGGTGGTGCCTGTGCTGGAAGGCGAACAGTATTACGAAGGCACCTTCAAGGTCGAGGGCAACGAGAAGGTGTTCAAGGAAAAGTATTTCCGGGAGAAGTACGCGGAGATGAAGCGGGACAACCGCTCGGTTGTAGCCAAATTCCTCAACTTCAAGCCATCGACCGAGGACCAGCCCGCCCAGAAGGCCCGTCCTTTCGACCTCGACGCCCTGACCAAGGCGATGGACAAGATCAAGGAAGGCTATAGCAATGCGAGCTACATCCTGTATCGCGCGGAGAAAAAGCTGGAAACGCGCGAGGAGGCAGGACGCAAGCTGGTGGACACCACGCTGAAGGTCGATGAAGGCGAACCCTTCACCATCCGGCGCATCGAATTCGAGGGCAACACCACCACCAAGGACAAGGTGCTCCGCAGGTCGCTGCGCCTGCGGGAAGGCGATCCATTCTCATCCGAGGAGTTCAAGGATTCCTTCACGGGCCTCGGCCAGCTGGGCTTCTTCGACGTGAAGAACCAGGAGCCCAAAGTGGACCTCGTGCCCAACAAGCCGCAGGTGGACATCACCATCAAAGGCGAAGAAGCGGGCGTCAACGAATTGCTGTTCCAGGGCGGCTACGGGCAGCTTTTCGGCTTCTCGCTGGGGGCCAGCTTCTCCACGAAGAACCTCGGCGGCGGCGGTGAGAGCCTCGCGGTCAGTTTCAACGGCGGCCAGTTCTCCAAGAGCGCGTCCATCTCCTACGTGGAGCCCTATGTCCTGGATCTGCCCTATTCGTTTTCCGCGAGCGTGTCCAATGGCACCACGGACTATGACGCCTCCCGGGTGGGCGCCAGCAATGCCTATAAGCAGTTCACCCGTTCCCTGGGCCTCAACACCGGCACCAGGCTTTCCACCTTCTTCCCCCAGAGCCGCTGGGCCTTCTTCACCACCTATTCCGTGGGCTACACCTTCAGCATCATCCGCATCGAAGGCGGCCGGAATATCTACTACCGCGATGCCAACAGCCAGCTCACCTCGACCTTCAACCAGAGCATCGAGTTCAATACGGTCAACCATCCCTACAAGCCCACCCAGGGCACGCGCTTCGGAATGAGCCTGGAGTACGGCGGCTGGCAGTTCGGCGGCGACAAGCCTTCCCTGCGGGCCAACTGGAGCTTTTCGAAGTACGCCAATCTGGCCGATCGCCACATCTTCGCCGCGAACCTCAGCTACGGCTATCTCCAGGGCCTTGGGAATGAAGTCTTGCCGCTCTACCAGCTCTACCGGCCCGGCGGGGAGAACAGCATCCGCGGCTATAGGTATGGCCAGGTGGGTTCGCTGCTGCTGGACAACTTCGGCAATCCGGTGGTCGTGGGCGGAAACAAGCAATTCATCGCCAACCTGGAATACCAGTTCAAGGTGGCTGATCCCTTCCGGCTGGTGGTGTTCTATGACGCAGGCAACGCCTGGGCTCCGGGCACGAAAATTTTCTCCAGCGATTTTGTGAGCTACACCCTGGGCACCCAGACCATCGCCTATAAAAATCCGACCTTGCTCCGCAGCGTGGGCGTGGAATTGCGGTTCTTCCTGCCCATCAGCCCTGCACCGTTGAGGCTGATCTGGTCGCGCAAGCTCAACCCCTATCCTTTCGATCCCGAGGGCCAGAACGATTTCCAGTTCAGCATCGGGACGACCTTTTAG
- a CDS encoding 23S rRNA (adenine(2503)-C(2))-methyltransferase RlmN: MDLRATMPWDAPAPEKAGRPSAFGLLPEDLKALGCPNNADHLFSLLQRPWTWTGGAPQFGKANLAFLESVADLSLPRIEESIGSSDGTRKLALRLSDGRRIETVHMPRVVKNARVTMCISSQVGCAMGCTFCATGAMGIQRNLSAGEIVGQVLSAMSALGPGTSSRLTLVFMGMGEPLHNLDHVHRAIRVLTHRSGLCIPARRITVSTSGLVSGIEKLARLKPRPLLALSLNASSDEARSRTMPVNKVWNLGRLRSALDAWGLRSNEKFTFEYVLLAGENDTDEDADRLVAWLGAMSRGHNLNLIPMNEHGASDFREPAEARIQAFSDRLKKHGCFVTVRRSRGRDVSAACGQLVK; this comes from the coding sequence ATGGACCTGAGAGCCACGATGCCCTGGGACGCCCCGGCCCCTGAAAAGGCGGGGCGTCCTTCGGCGTTCGGGCTGCTGCCGGAGGATTTGAAGGCCCTCGGCTGCCCCAACAACGCGGACCATCTCTTCTCGCTGTTGCAGCGGCCCTGGACCTGGACCGGCGGCGCGCCGCAATTCGGCAAGGCGAATCTCGCCTTCCTGGAATCCGTCGCGGACCTGAGCCTGCCGAGGATCGAGGAATCCATCGGGTCCTCCGATGGCACCCGGAAGCTGGCCCTGCGGCTTTCCGACGGCCGCCGCATCGAAACCGTCCACATGCCCCGGGTCGTGAAAAATGCGCGGGTCACCATGTGCATCAGCAGCCAGGTGGGCTGCGCCATGGGCTGCACCTTTTGCGCCACGGGCGCCATGGGCATCCAGCGCAACCTGAGCGCCGGCGAGATCGTGGGCCAAGTGCTTTCGGCGATGTCGGCCCTGGGCCCCGGAACCTCATCGAGGCTCACCCTTGTGTTCATGGGCATGGGCGAACCCCTGCACAACCTCGACCATGTGCATCGGGCCATCCGCGTGCTCACCCACCGCTCGGGCCTCTGCATCCCCGCGCGCCGCATCACCGTGAGCACCTCGGGCCTGGTGAGCGGCATCGAGAAATTGGCCCGGCTGAAACCGCGGCCATTGCTGGCCCTGAGCTTGAATGCCAGCAGCGACGAAGCCCGCAGCCGCACCATGCCGGTGAACAAGGTGTGGAACCTGGGGCGGCTGCGCTCGGCCCTGGACGCCTGGGGCCTCCGGTCCAACGAGAAATTCACGTTCGAGTACGTGCTGCTGGCGGGTGAGAACGACACGGACGAGGATGCGGACCGCCTGGTGGCCTGGCTTGGAGCCATGAGCCGCGGGCATAACCTCAATTTGATTCCCATGAACGAGCATGGCGCGAGCGATTTCCGCGAACCCGCCGAAGCCCGCATCCAGGCCTTCTCGGACCGGCTGAAAAAGCACGGTTGTTTTGTCACCGTGCGCCGGTCCCGGGGCCGGGATGTCAGCGCCGCCTGCGGCCAGCTGGTGAAGTGA
- a CDS encoding OmpH family outer membrane protein, with amino-acid sequence MRRILALAALATLASAPVLAQEAPAPRFAIFAPDQLFKTSSRAKKVVEQLDVVGKGLQEKLVAKQKELEKMAEQLKSPGLSDEGRAKLQRDLQDGEVAFKRAQEDSQKEFNKESDKIYGQFQTEVGPIVEAVSRERKLQVVFQYTRQNAGMFAFTDEKWAVEFTDEIAKRYDAKFEGKSAAPQGDAAKPAAKPAGPKKNG; translated from the coding sequence ATGCGCCGAATTCTCGCCCTTGCAGCCCTCGCCACCCTCGCCTCGGCCCCCGTGCTGGCCCAGGAAGCACCGGCCCCCCGCTTCGCCATTTTCGCCCCGGACCAGCTCTTCAAGACCTCCAGCCGGGCCAAGAAAGTCGTGGAGCAGTTGGATGTGGTCGGCAAAGGTCTGCAGGAAAAGCTGGTGGCCAAGCAGAAGGAGCTGGAGAAGATGGCGGAGCAGCTCAAGAGCCCCGGCCTCTCCGATGAAGGCCGGGCGAAGCTGCAGCGCGATCTACAGGATGGCGAAGTGGCCTTCAAGCGCGCCCAGGAGGACAGCCAGAAGGAATTCAACAAGGAAAGCGACAAGATCTATGGCCAGTTCCAGACCGAGGTTGGCCCGATCGTCGAAGCAGTCTCCAGGGAACGCAAACTCCAGGTGGTCTTCCAGTACACCCGCCAGAACGCGGGCATGTTCGCCTTCACCGATGAAAAGTGGGCCGTCGAATTCACCGATGAAATCGCCAAGCGCTACGATGCCAAGTTCGAAGGGAAATCCGCCGCGCCGCAGGGCGATGCGGCCAAGCCGGCCGCCAAGCCCGCCGGACCCAAAAAGAACGGATAG
- a CDS encoding FKBP-type peptidyl-prolyl cis-trans isomerase, with protein sequence MLFRTLLAATMALNLGASTADGPKADKGQKTTAPTKEKKMITTASGLQYLDTVEGSGASPMKGKTCVMHYTGWLWDGKAKGAKFDSSVDRGQPFEFTIGVGQVIKGWDEGVLSMKVGGKRTLIIPSVLGYGSRGAGGVIPPNATLCFEVELLGIK encoded by the coding sequence ATGCTGTTTCGCACCTTACTGGCCGCCACGATGGCCCTCAACCTCGGCGCTTCGACCGCGGATGGCCCCAAGGCCGACAAGGGCCAGAAAACCACCGCCCCCACCAAGGAGAAAAAGATGATCACCACCGCAAGCGGCTTGCAGTACCTGGACACCGTCGAAGGCAGCGGCGCCTCGCCCATGAAAGGCAAGACCTGCGTCATGCATTACACCGGCTGGCTGTGGGATGGAAAAGCCAAGGGCGCCAAATTCGATTCCTCCGTGGACCGCGGGCAGCCCTTTGAATTCACCATCGGCGTGGGCCAGGTCATCAAGGGCTGGGACGAGGGCGTGCTGAGCATGAAGGTGGGCGGCAAACGCACGCTCATCATCCCGAGCGTCCTGGGCTATGGCAGCCGCGGCGCCGGCGGCGTCATCCCCCCCAACGCGACCCTCTGCTTCGAGGTGGAATTGCTGGGCATCAAGTAA
- the dut gene encoding dUTP diphosphatase, with translation METERSCSSDPMKIPIHQLPHAAGLELPAYATPFAAGMDLRAAIPEAETWSLEPGQRRLVPTGLVMAIPPGFEGQVRPRSGLALRHGVTVLNAPGTIDADYRGEVAVVLVNHGQEAFELRRGERIAQLLIAPVAACEWSLETASAALGDTHRGAGGYGSTGKR, from the coding sequence ATGGAAACAGAACGGTCGTGTTCGAGTGATCCAATGAAAATTCCCATCCATCAGCTTCCCCATGCGGCAGGCCTGGAACTGCCGGCTTACGCGACCCCCTTCGCCGCGGGGATGGATCTGCGGGCGGCGATTCCTGAAGCCGAAACCTGGAGCCTCGAGCCGGGCCAACGGCGGCTTGTGCCCACGGGCCTCGTGATGGCCATCCCACCAGGATTCGAAGGCCAGGTGAGACCGCGCTCAGGCTTGGCTTTGCGCCATGGCGTGACCGTGCTGAACGCGCCGGGCACCATCGATGCCGACTACCGCGGCGAGGTGGCCGTCGTGCTGGTGAACCACGGCCAGGAAGCTTTCGAATTGCGCCGGGGGGAACGCATCGCCCAGTTGTTGATCGCCCCGGTGGCGGCCTGCGAATGGAGCCTTGAAACGGCCAGCGCCGCCCTGGGGGACACCCATCGCGGCGCTGGCGGTTATGGATCTACCGGAAAGAGGTAG